One segment of Sesamum indicum cultivar Zhongzhi No. 13 linkage group LG4, S_indicum_v1.0, whole genome shotgun sequence DNA contains the following:
- the LOC105160828 gene encoding wound-induced protein 1, whose amino-acid sequence MRLLTGEQESDFTFVPHSISAFGSTVLAEGFDQSRSIAWVHAWTVTDGIITQVREYFNTSLTVTRFGKTDQSDCTTTSSIASLNCPSVWESSLPDRVGKSVPGLVLAI is encoded by the coding sequence ATGCGCCTCCTCACCGGCGAACAGGAATCCGATTTCACTTTCGTCCCCCACAGCATCTCCGCCTTTGGCTCCACCGTCCTCGCCGAGGGGTTTGACCAGTCCCGCTCCATTGCCTGGGTTCACGCCTGGACCGTGACCGATGGGATAATCACCCAGGTAAGGGAGTACTTCAATACGTCCCTCACTGTGACGCGATTCGGAAAGACAGACCAATCTGATTGCACCACCACCAGCAGCATTGCGTCGCTCAATTGCCCCTCGGTTTGGGAGAGCAGTCTTCCGGATCGGGTCGGGAAATCCGTGCCCGGTCTCGTCCTCGCTATCTAA
- the LOC105160827 gene encoding uncharacterized protein LOC105160827: protein MGSTDDGEYTGGGEESIVGKVKSRSPLRISTSQRGLIGDESAENGGPSALSKRLRFLKFGNLASPSAKFQRIAEERDEVSRNVPSSSSLHIRERFQRIFSKRIDWNSLGRLCKEWIRDPMNLALFIWITCVAVSGAILFMVMTGMLNHALPRKSQRDAWFEVNNQILNALFTLMCLYQHPKRIYHLALLLRWRPDDVLKLRKIYCKNGAYKPNEWAHMMVVVFLLNLNCFAQYALCGLNLGYKRSERPPIGVGICVSLAIGAPAFAGIYSMLSPLGKDYETEIDEEAQIPVTTEDSSRSDQSRRISLEKRFSFALRDDERTVETRPRWSGGVLDFWDDISLAYLSLFCSFCVFGWNMERLGFGNMYVHIATFLLFCMAPFWIFNLAAVNIDNETVREALGITGIFLCVFGLLYGGFWRIQMRKRFNLPPYNFCCGKPAITDCALWLFCCWCTLAQEVRTGNSYDIVEDKFYRKKGDQLPMSPLPREDGEFQLRSSPSSLGNSPSPPHIVKANSPSPSRFSKEYNSPGRQLPVIEEESRTHSKDETMMPPAPSIIRREEI, encoded by the coding sequence atGGGGTCTACTGATGATGGTGAGTATACTGGTGGAGGTGAGGAATCTATTGTTGGTAAAGTAAAGAGCCGCTCCCCTCTGCGAATCTCTACATCTCAACGAGGTCTCATAGGTGATGAAAGTGCAGAAAATGGTGGCCCTTCTGCTCTGTCCAAAAGGCTAAGGTTCCTTAAGTTTGGTAATTTGGCTTCACCATCGGCCAAATTTCAGAGGATTGCTGAGGAGAGGGACGAAGTGTCGCGCAATGTACCTTCTTCTAGTAGTCTCCATATTCGTGAACGTTTTCAGAGgatattttctaaaagaattGACTGGAATAGCCTTGGGAGACTTTGCAAAGAATGGATAAGGGATCCCATGAATTTGGCTCTTTTTATCTGGATTACCTGTGTCGCTGTTTCTGGTGCTATTCTCTTCATGGTCATGACTGGAATGTTGAACCATGCTCTCCCAAGGAAGTCTCAGAGAGATGCTTGGTTTGAAGTTAATAATCAGATTCTCAATGCTCTGTTCACCCTCATGTGTTTATATCAACACCCAAAACGAATATATCACCTTGCTCTACTATTAAGATGGAGGCCGGACGATGTTCTAAAGCTCagaaaaatttattgcaaGAATGGCGCCTACAAACCCAATGAATGGGCACATATGATGGTGGTTGTATTTCTTCTCAATCTCAACTGTTTCGCACAATATGCACTATGTGGTCTTAACTTGGGATACAAGAGATCGGAGAGGCCTCCTATTGGTGTTGGCATATGTGTATCTCTGGCAATTGGTGCACCTGCATTTGCTGGAATCTACTCCATGCTTAGCCCTCTTGGGAAAGATTATGAGACTGAGATAGATGAAGAAGCACAAATTCCAGTTACCACTGAGGATAGTAGCAGATCTGATCAGTCAAGGAGAATATCACTTGAAAAAAGATTCTCATTTGCTTTGAGAGATGATGAAAGAACTGTTGAGACGAGACCTCGGTGGAGTGGAGGCgttcttgatttttgggaTGATATTTCTTTAGCTTATCTCTCATTATTCTGTAGTTTCTGTGTTTTTGGATGGAATATGGAGAGACTTGGGTTTGGGAATATGTATGTTCACATTGCCacttttcttctattttgtaTGGCTCCTTTTTGGATTTTCAATCTGGCAGCTGTTAACATCGATAACGAGACTGTTAGAGAGGCATTAGGTATCACTGGGATTTTCCTTTGTGTTTTCGGGTTGCTTTATGGTGGGTTTTGGAGAATTCAGATGAGGAAGAGATTTAATTTGCCTCCCTATAATTTTTGCTGTGGTAAACCAGCTATTACCGATTGTGCTCTGTGGCTTTTCTGCTGTTGGTGCACTCTTGCTCAGGAAGTAAGGACTGGGAATTCATATGACATTGTGGAAGATAAATTTTACAGGAAAAAAGGTGACCAGTTGCCAATGTCCCCATTGCCTCGTGAAGATGGAGAATTCCAGTTGAGGTCCAGTCCAAGTTCTTTAGGGAACAGTCCATCTCCACCACACATCGTGAAGGCTAACTCCCCGAGTCCTAGCCGGTTTTCCAAGGAGTACAACAGTCCAGGAAGGCAACTTCCTGTAATTGAAGAAGAATCTCGTACGCATAGCAAAGATGAAACAATGATGCCACCTGCCCCTTCCATAATCCGTAGAGAAGAAATATAG